A window from Streptomyces sp. NBC_00271 encodes these proteins:
- a CDS encoding class I SAM-dependent methyltransferase has translation MRPNRHDLGRVFNEVPELYDRVRPGYPDELFADLVTVTGMDERSSVLEVGCGTGQATRSLATLGCSVTAIEPGADMAALARQRIASFGNVEVETSMFEEWDDHGRRFDVLVAASSWHWVDPSIGWQRAHDVLHPAGWMALLGNVVVRRVGESEVYAETADLHERFCPGNPDWGHPPLEDDVRTTDEGWGLVDDPGGLFGPTIVRWYPTVQWFNGDDFADHLRSLSLYRRLDRDVREPLLDAIAERIRTRMGDRASRRYLSVLRVGQRAE, from the coding sequence ATGCGCCCGAATCGACATGACCTCGGTCGGGTGTTCAACGAGGTGCCCGAGCTCTACGACCGGGTCCGGCCGGGATACCCTGACGAGCTGTTCGCGGACCTTGTCACCGTCACCGGCATGGACGAAAGGTCGTCGGTGCTGGAGGTGGGCTGCGGTACCGGTCAGGCGACGCGCTCGCTGGCAACGCTCGGGTGCTCAGTGACCGCCATCGAGCCGGGCGCGGACATGGCCGCACTCGCTCGCCAGCGGATCGCCTCCTTCGGCAACGTCGAAGTCGAGACGTCGATGTTTGAGGAGTGGGACGACCACGGTCGACGCTTCGATGTCCTCGTGGCTGCGTCGTCGTGGCACTGGGTCGACCCCTCGATCGGCTGGCAGCGAGCGCACGACGTGCTCCATCCCGCAGGCTGGATGGCACTGCTCGGCAATGTCGTTGTCCGCCGAGTGGGAGAGTCGGAGGTGTACGCCGAGACCGCCGACCTCCACGAGCGGTTCTGCCCCGGGAACCCCGACTGGGGCCATCCTCCCCTGGAGGACGACGTGCGCACCACCGACGAGGGCTGGGGACTGGTCGACGACCCCGGAGGATTGTTCGGCCCAACGATCGTGCGCTGGTACCCGACCGTTCAGTGGTTCAACGGGGACGACTTTGCCGATCACCTTCGCTCGTTGTCGCTGTACCGGAGGCTCGACCGCGACGTCCGCGAGCCCCTGCTCGACGCAATCGCCGAGCGCATCCGCACGCGGATGGGCGACCGAGCATCCCGCCGTTACCTGAGCGTCCTCCGCGTCGGACAGCGCGCCGAGTGA
- a CDS encoding helix-turn-helix domain-containing protein, with the protein MKWNLRLAAANRGIWKASELQRMLAERGVVISAGKMSGLWSGQPNTVKLDELDVICAVLGCGVEELLLPERVPEPTLATDSQATAVGQPRAFAPRPRTGRSLPPR; encoded by the coding sequence GTGAAGTGGAACCTTCGTCTGGCGGCCGCCAACCGCGGCATCTGGAAGGCCAGCGAACTCCAGCGGATGCTCGCCGAGCGTGGCGTCGTGATCAGCGCGGGGAAGATGTCGGGGCTGTGGTCCGGTCAGCCGAACACCGTCAAGCTCGATGAGCTCGACGTCATCTGCGCGGTGCTCGGCTGCGGCGTCGAGGAACTGCTGCTGCCGGAGCGGGTGCCGGAGCCGACGTTGGCGACCGACTCGCAGGCCACTGCGGTGGGCCAGCCGCGCGCCTTCGCCCCACGTCCTCGCACAGGCAGGTCTCTGCCCCCTCGATGA